One segment of Nocardia farcinica DNA contains the following:
- a CDS encoding aminoacyl-tRNA hydrolase, with product MTDPDSGGDIRFVDEIPDTPAAFRARHAVLARGYGGADDPADPDRVQAMQMVLHLPKVDPPARSALLAAAASAVVALCLDPRVGHGGPWEQRFLAWTGARIRKVARRARGAQWQAATEVDGVTVEVDGAAARAYVPGPVGEVDPRIRKLQIGGTDLAHDEPGPPDPDLPVLWVNSALGMSLGKSAAQVGHASMLLAGAMSAEHALRWAGAGFRCSVREADPDRWRALTALVDAGAAIAVRDAGFTEIAPGSLTVIGVPADTW from the coding sequence ATGACCGACCCGGACAGCGGCGGCGACATCCGGTTCGTCGACGAAATCCCGGACACACCGGCGGCTTTCCGTGCCAGGCATGCCGTGTTGGCCCGCGGTTACGGCGGCGCCGACGATCCGGCGGACCCGGATCGCGTACAGGCCATGCAGATGGTGCTGCACCTGCCCAAGGTGGATCCACCCGCGCGCAGCGCCCTGCTCGCCGCCGCCGCGTCGGCGGTGGTGGCGCTGTGCCTCGACCCGCGGGTCGGCCACGGCGGGCCGTGGGAACAGCGGTTCCTGGCCTGGACCGGCGCGCGTATCCGCAAGGTGGCCCGGCGGGCGCGCGGCGCGCAGTGGCAGGCCGCGACCGAGGTCGACGGGGTGACCGTCGAGGTCGACGGCGCCGCGGCGCGGGCCTATGTGCCCGGCCCGGTCGGGGAGGTGGACCCGCGGATCAGGAAGCTGCAGATCGGCGGCACCGACCTCGCCCACGACGAGCCGGGCCCGCCCGACCCGGATCTGCCCGTGCTGTGGGTGAATTCGGCCCTGGGCATGTCGCTGGGCAAATCCGCGGCACAGGTGGGACACGCGAGCATGCTGCTGGCGGGCGCGATGAGCGCCGAGCACGCGTTGCGCTGGGCCGGAGCGGGTTTCCGCTGTTCGGTGCGCGAGGCCGACCCGGACCGCTGGCGTGCGCTGACCGCGCTGGTGGACGCCGGCGCGGCGATCGCCGTGCGGGACGCCGGATTCACCGAGATCGCGCCCGGTTCGCTGACCGTGATCGGGGTGCCCGCCGACACCTGGTGA
- the serB gene encoding phosphoserine phosphatase SerB, which translates to MADTTVLVTVTGPDRPGVTSVLLAAMSRHQVSLLDVEQVVIRGRLTLGVLISCPSDPEALQDELEEAMNTVGMAVEVEVGAAIGRQPMSTHAVVILGAPVTARAFSAVSRQLAALGANIDTIRGIADYPVTGMELLVTAIDTGSDTDSRLRTALAEVAVAEEVDVAVERAGLARRAKRLIVFDVDSTLIQGEVIEMLAAHAGVEEQVRQVTEAAMRGEIDFAESLRQRVATLAGLDESVIDEVAERIELTPGARTTIRTLRRLGFRCGVVSGGFRQVIEPLAHDLELDFVQANTLEIVDGKLTGRVVGEIVDRAAKATALRKFAAEAGVPMEQTVAVGDGANDIDMLNAAGLGVAFNAKPALREVADAALSHPYLDAVLFILGVTRDEVEAADARDGLLRRVPLIG; encoded by the coding sequence GTGGCCGACACCACCGTTCTCGTGACCGTCACCGGGCCGGACCGGCCGGGCGTGACGTCCGTGCTGCTCGCGGCCATGTCGCGGCACCAGGTGAGCCTGCTCGACGTGGAGCAGGTCGTCATTCGCGGCAGGCTCACCCTGGGCGTGCTGATCAGCTGTCCCAGCGACCCCGAGGCGTTGCAGGACGAGCTCGAGGAGGCGATGAACACCGTCGGCATGGCCGTCGAGGTGGAGGTGGGCGCGGCCATCGGCAGGCAGCCGATGTCCACGCACGCCGTCGTCATCCTCGGTGCGCCGGTCACCGCGCGGGCGTTCAGCGCCGTCTCGCGGCAGCTGGCCGCGCTGGGCGCCAACATCGACACCATCCGCGGTATCGCCGACTACCCGGTGACCGGTATGGAGCTGCTGGTCACCGCGATCGACACCGGCAGCGACACCGATTCGCGGCTGCGCACGGCGCTGGCCGAGGTGGCCGTGGCCGAGGAGGTCGACGTCGCGGTGGAGCGGGCGGGCCTGGCCCGGCGCGCCAAGCGGCTGATCGTGTTCGACGTCGACTCGACCCTGATCCAGGGCGAGGTGATCGAGATGCTGGCCGCGCACGCCGGGGTGGAGGAGCAGGTCCGGCAGGTCACCGAGGCCGCCATGCGCGGGGAGATCGACTTCGCCGAATCGCTGCGTCAGCGCGTGGCCACGCTCGCGGGCCTGGACGAGTCGGTCATCGACGAGGTGGCCGAGCGCATCGAGCTGACGCCGGGCGCGCGCACCACCATCCGCACCCTGCGCAGGCTCGGCTTCCGCTGCGGCGTGGTCTCCGGCGGGTTCCGCCAGGTGATCGAGCCGCTCGCGCACGACCTCGAACTGGATTTCGTGCAGGCCAACACCCTCGAGATCGTCGACGGCAAGCTCACCGGCCGGGTCGTCGGCGAGATCGTCGACCGCGCGGCCAAGGCGACCGCGCTGCGCAAGTTCGCCGCCGAGGCGGGCGTGCCCATGGAGCAGACGGTGGCGGTCGGCGACGGCGCCAACGACATCGACATGCTCAACGCGGCCGGGCTCGGGGTGGCGTTCAACGCCAAGCCCGCGTTGCGCGAGGTCGCCGATGCGGCGCTGTCGCACCCGTACCTGGACGCGGTGCTGTTCATCCTCGGCGTCACCCGGGACGAGGTGGAGGCGGCCGACGCGCGCGACGGCCTGCTGCGCCGGGTGCCGTTGATCGGCTGA
- the nrdF gene encoding class 1b ribonucleoside-diphosphate reductase subunit beta, which translates to MKLIDRVSAINWNRVPDEKDAEVWDRLTGNFWLPEKVPVSNDIPSWNTLTPHEQQLTMRVFTGLTLLDTIQGTVGAVSLIPDALTPHEEAVLTNIAFMESVHAKSYSSIFSTLCSTKEIDEAFRWSEENRNLQRKAEIVLDYYQGDDPLKRKVASTLLESFLFYSGFYLPMHWSSRAKLTNTADMIRLIIRDEAVHGYYIGYKYQRGLEQVSEAEREELKNYTFELLYELYENEVEYTQDLYDEVGLTEDVKTFLRYNANKALMNLGYEGLFPADETRVNPAILSALSPNADENHDFFSGSGSSYVIGKAVNTEDEDWDF; encoded by the coding sequence ATGAAACTGATCGATCGGGTGTCGGCCATCAACTGGAATCGGGTGCCCGACGAGAAGGACGCCGAGGTCTGGGATCGGCTGACCGGCAACTTCTGGCTGCCGGAGAAGGTGCCGGTGTCCAACGACATCCCCTCGTGGAACACGCTGACCCCGCACGAGCAGCAGCTGACCATGCGGGTCTTCACCGGCCTGACGCTGCTGGACACCATCCAGGGCACCGTCGGCGCGGTGAGCCTCATCCCGGACGCGCTGACGCCGCACGAGGAAGCGGTGCTCACCAACATCGCGTTCATGGAGTCGGTGCACGCCAAGAGCTACAGCTCGATCTTCTCCACGCTGTGTTCCACCAAGGAGATCGACGAGGCGTTCCGCTGGTCGGAGGAGAACCGGAATCTCCAGCGCAAGGCCGAGATCGTCCTCGACTATTACCAGGGCGACGACCCGCTCAAGCGCAAGGTGGCCTCCACCCTGCTGGAGAGCTTCCTGTTCTACTCCGGCTTCTACCTGCCGATGCACTGGTCCTCGCGGGCCAAACTCACCAACACCGCCGACATGATCCGGCTGATCATCCGCGACGAGGCGGTGCACGGCTACTACATCGGGTACAAGTACCAGCGCGGCCTGGAACAGGTGTCCGAGGCCGAGCGCGAGGAGCTGAAGAACTACACCTTCGAGCTGCTCTACGAGCTCTACGAGAACGAGGTCGAATACACCCAGGACCTCTACGACGAGGTCGGCCTCACCGAGGACGTCAAGACCTTCCTGCGCTACAACGCGAACAAGGCGCTGATGAACCTCGGGTACGAGGGCCTGTTCCCGGCCGACGAGACCAGGGTGAACCCGGCGATCCTGTCCGCGCTCTCGCCGAACGCCGACGAGAACCACGACTTCTTCTCCGGTTCCGGCTCCAGCTACGTCATCGGCAAGGCCGTCAACACCGAGGACGAGGACTGGGACTTCTGA
- a CDS encoding ABC transporter substrate-binding protein, with protein MPVSALVRTRNRTVATRFAVAAVAALCAAALTGCGDRADDASSIVRTTTNIAGAGVVGLERDTTHACPLPSAPDQASGTRSVTHAAGVSEVPADPQRIVVLTTSALDATCALGLWERVVGAVAVDGPRPQPQYLGTGVLEIPVVGSAAEPDLAAIAGLRPDVIIGETPSGAATFDALRAIAPTVLVGSPTGWQAEFAAFAAGLGREQAAAAALRSYRDEARETGTAIAATESQASVVRFTADTMRVQGADSFAGGVLADAGVQRPAAQRGASFDVAAGRYQEQVEGDLIYVILAGEQGKEYGESVMRGREWKDLGAVSDHRVFAVEDSVWHGGGLTAARALLTDLRNTLNGFVTD; from the coding sequence ATGCCGGTGAGCGCCCTCGTCCGCACCCGAAACCGCACCGTGGCCACCCGATTCGCCGTCGCGGCCGTGGCGGCGCTGTGCGCGGCCGCCCTCACCGGATGCGGTGATCGCGCCGACGACGCCAGTTCGATCGTGCGCACCACCACCAACATCGCCGGTGCGGGCGTGGTCGGCCTGGAACGCGACACCACGCACGCCTGCCCGCTGCCCAGCGCCCCCGACCAGGCGTCGGGTACCCGCTCGGTGACCCATGCGGCGGGCGTGTCGGAGGTGCCCGCCGACCCGCAGCGCATCGTCGTGCTCACCACCTCGGCCCTGGACGCCACCTGCGCGCTCGGCCTGTGGGAGCGCGTGGTCGGCGCGGTCGCGGTGGACGGGCCGCGTCCGCAGCCGCAGTATCTGGGCACCGGCGTGCTGGAGATTCCGGTGGTCGGCAGTGCCGCCGAGCCGGATCTCGCCGCCATCGCCGGGCTGCGACCGGATGTGATCATCGGCGAAACCCCCTCGGGCGCGGCTACTTTCGACGCGTTGCGGGCCATCGCCCCCACGGTGCTGGTCGGTTCCCCCACCGGCTGGCAGGCCGAATTCGCCGCCTTCGCGGCGGGACTGGGTCGCGAGCAGGCCGCGGCGGCGGCGTTGCGGAGCTACCGTGACGAAGCCCGCGAGACGGGCACCGCGATCGCGGCCACCGAGAGCCAGGCCTCGGTCGTCCGGTTCACCGCCGACACCATGCGGGTGCAGGGTGCCGACAGCTTCGCGGGCGGCGTACTCGCCGACGCGGGGGTGCAGCGCCCGGCCGCCCAGCGCGGCGCCTCCTTCGACGTGGCCGCCGGCCGGTACCAGGAGCAGGTCGAAGGCGACCTGATCTATGTGATCCTGGCCGGTGAGCAGGGCAAGGAGTACGGCGAGTCGGTGATGCGCGGCCGGGAGTGGAAAGACCTGGGCGCGGTGTCCGACCATCGCGTCTTCGCCGTGGAGGACAGCGTCTGGCACGGCGGCGGCCTCACCGCGGCCCGCGCACTGCTCACCGACCTCCGCAACACCCTCAACGGATTCGTCACCGACTGA
- the ctaD gene encoding aa3-type cytochrome oxidase subunit I: MTAVEPRPVPQLEATRPYPARTGPKGSFLYKMVTTTDPKVLGTMYLVTAMSFFMIGGLMALLMRGELARPGLQFLSPEQFNQLFTMHGTIMLLFYATAIVFGFANIILPLQIGAPDVAFPRLNAFSYWLYAFGATMATAGFITPGGAADFGWTAYVPLTDILHSPGVGTDLWILGLAVSGLGTILGGVNMLTTVVCLRAPGMTMFRMPIFTWNIAVTSVLVLLAFPLLTAALFGLAYDRHLGGHIYDPATGGILLYQHLFWFFGHPEVYIIALPFFGIVSEIFPVFSRKPIFGYTTLVYATLGIAALSIAVWAHHMYATGAVLLPYFSFMTFLIAVPTGVKFFNWIGTMWRGQLTFESPMLWSLGFLVTFLFGGLSGVILASPPLDFHVTDSYFVVAHFHYVLFGTIVFATFAGIYFWFPKITGRMVDERLAKWHFWATFVGFHTTFLVQHWLGAEGMPRRYADYLPSDGFTTLNTISTIGAFVLGASMLPFIWNIFKSYRYGEVVTVDDPWGYGNSLEWATTCPPPRHNFYELPRIRSERPAFELHYPHMIERMRAEAHVGWGSGKHGTPQDDDALLAKK, from the coding sequence GTGACTGCGGTAGAGCCCAGACCAGTCCCTCAGTTGGAAGCGACTCGACCGTATCCGGCACGGACCGGACCCAAGGGTTCTTTCCTCTACAAGATGGTCACCACGACCGACCCGAAGGTGCTCGGCACCATGTACCTGGTGACCGCCATGAGCTTCTTCATGATCGGCGGTCTGATGGCCCTGCTGATGCGTGGTGAGCTGGCGCGCCCGGGTCTGCAGTTCCTCTCGCCCGAGCAGTTCAACCAGCTGTTCACCATGCACGGCACGATCATGCTGCTGTTCTACGCGACCGCGATCGTGTTCGGCTTCGCCAACATCATCCTGCCGCTGCAGATCGGCGCCCCCGACGTCGCCTTCCCGCGCCTGAACGCCTTCAGCTACTGGCTCTACGCGTTCGGCGCCACCATGGCCACCGCGGGCTTCATCACCCCCGGCGGCGCGGCCGACTTCGGCTGGACCGCCTACGTGCCGCTGACCGACATCCTGCACTCGCCCGGTGTCGGCACCGACCTGTGGATCCTCGGCCTCGCCGTCTCCGGTCTGGGCACCATCCTGGGCGGCGTGAACATGCTGACCACCGTCGTCTGCTTGCGCGCCCCCGGCATGACCATGTTCCGGATGCCGATCTTCACCTGGAACATCGCCGTCACCAGCGTGCTGGTGCTGCTGGCCTTCCCGCTGCTCACCGCGGCCCTGTTCGGCCTGGCCTACGACCGCCACCTGGGCGGGCACATCTACGACCCGGCCACCGGCGGCATCCTGCTCTACCAGCACCTGTTCTGGTTCTTCGGCCACCCCGAGGTCTACATCATCGCGCTGCCGTTCTTCGGCATCGTCTCCGAGATCTTCCCGGTGTTCAGCCGCAAGCCGATCTTCGGCTACACCACCCTGGTGTACGCGACCCTGGGCATCGCCGCGCTGTCCATCGCCGTGTGGGCGCACCACATGTACGCCACCGGCGCGGTGCTGCTGCCGTACTTCTCGTTCATGACCTTCCTCATCGCGGTCCCGACCGGCGTGAAGTTCTTCAACTGGATCGGCACCATGTGGCGGGGTCAGCTGACCTTCGAATCGCCGATGCTGTGGTCGCTGGGCTTCCTGGTGACCTTCCTCTTCGGTGGTCTGTCCGGCGTCATCCTGGCCAGCCCGCCGCTGGACTTCCACGTCACCGACTCCTACTTCGTGGTCGCCCACTTCCACTACGTGCTCTTCGGCACCATCGTGTTCGCCACCTTCGCCGGCATCTACTTCTGGTTCCCGAAGATCACCGGCCGCATGGTGGACGAGCGCCTGGCCAAGTGGCACTTCTGGGCCACCTTCGTCGGCTTCCACACCACCTTCCTGGTGCAGCACTGGCTGGGTGCGGAGGGCATGCCGCGCCGCTACGCCGACTACCTGCCCTCGGACGGCTTCACCACGCTGAACACGATCTCCACGATCGGCGCGTTCGTGCTCGGCGCCTCGATGCTGCCGTTCATCTGGAACATCTTCAAGAGCTACCGCTACGGTGAGGTCGTCACCGTGGACGACCCGTGGGGTTACGGCAACTCGCTGGAGTGGGCCACCACCTGCCCGCCGCCGCGGCACAACTTCTACGAGCTGCCGCGCATCCGGTCCGAGCGTCCGGCCTTCGAGCTGCACTACCCGCACATGATCGAGCGCATGCGCGCCGAGGCGCACGTGGGCTGGGGCTCGGGCAAGCACGGGACCCCGCAGGACGACGACGCGTTGCTGGCGAAGAAGTAA
- a CDS encoding VOC family protein, whose translation MTTKPGDPVWVDLFTSDPEGAVAFYGGLFGWTADRAEEFGGYLTFRKDGKAVAGGMGKTEADADAPDQWTIYLSAADARATAAAAATHGGTVVVPAIDVGDLGTMVVLGDPGGAGVGVWQAGTFPGIETSAMVEGGRWRDHAGAPSWFELHTTEYEKALAFYRDVFGWADTFEMPGAPDFRYTTIHSTSPMLGGVMDAAVVDPAQRMSGWTVYFGAEDVDATVAKAVDLGGRVLHPAEDSPYGRMAVLADPTGARFCVGGDVPGS comes from the coding sequence ATGACCACCAAGCCGGGCGATCCCGTCTGGGTCGACCTGTTCACCTCCGATCCCGAGGGCGCCGTCGCCTTCTACGGCGGGCTGTTCGGCTGGACGGCCGACCGCGCCGAGGAGTTCGGCGGCTATCTCACCTTCCGCAAGGACGGCAAGGCCGTCGCGGGCGGCATGGGCAAGACCGAGGCCGACGCCGACGCCCCCGACCAGTGGACGATCTACCTGTCCGCCGCCGATGCCCGCGCCACCGCGGCGGCGGCCGCCACGCACGGCGGCACGGTCGTCGTGCCCGCCATCGACGTGGGCGATCTCGGCACCATGGTGGTGCTCGGCGATCCCGGTGGGGCCGGGGTCGGCGTATGGCAGGCGGGCACCTTCCCGGGCATCGAGACCAGCGCGATGGTCGAGGGCGGGCGGTGGCGCGACCACGCGGGCGCGCCGTCCTGGTTCGAGCTGCACACCACCGAGTACGAGAAGGCGCTGGCCTTCTACCGCGACGTGTTCGGCTGGGCGGACACCTTCGAGATGCCCGGCGCGCCGGACTTCCGCTACACCACGATCCACTCGACGAGTCCGATGCTCGGCGGCGTCATGGACGCCGCCGTGGTGGATCCGGCCCAGCGGATGTCGGGCTGGACGGTGTACTTCGGCGCCGAGGACGTGGACGCCACCGTGGCGAAGGCGGTGGACCTGGGTGGACGCGTGCTGCACCCGGCCGAGGACAGCCCGTACGGGCGGATGGCGGTGCTGGCCGATCCGACCGGTGCGCGCTTCTGCGTCGGCGGGGACGTGCCCGGATCCTGA
- a CDS encoding peptidase associated/transthyretin-like domain-containing protein, giving the protein MGGDDRHEHDRGLGYDMAVMSRRRALFFLGAAGTAAVAAGCASADDITATTGGTTTGGATSTSAGAVAAAPQETAGPYPGDGTNGPNVLVQSGVLRSDITRSFGGATGVAEGVPMTLSLSLRDLANGGAAGTGMAVYVWHCDRDGEYSLYGANVTGENYLRGVQVADDSGTVTFTSIFPACYSGRWPHIHFEVYDSPASALSGENARLTSQIALPQQSCEQVFAHDSGYARSVTNLSRVSLDSDNVFGDGWDAELATVTGSPADRMLVSLTIGVAERAQNTPRNPMAPGGAPPRGR; this is encoded by the coding sequence ATGGGCGGAGACGATCGACACGAGCACGACCGCGGGCTCGGCTACGACATGGCGGTGATGTCGCGGCGGCGGGCGTTGTTCTTCCTGGGCGCGGCGGGCACCGCGGCGGTGGCGGCGGGCTGCGCGTCCGCCGACGACATCACCGCGACGACGGGCGGCACGACGACGGGCGGCGCGACATCCACCTCGGCCGGCGCGGTCGCGGCGGCGCCGCAGGAGACCGCGGGCCCCTATCCGGGCGACGGGACCAACGGGCCGAACGTCCTCGTCCAGTCGGGCGTGCTCCGGTCCGACATCACGCGCAGTTTCGGCGGCGCGACCGGCGTGGCCGAGGGGGTGCCGATGACGCTGTCGCTGTCGCTGCGAGATCTCGCGAACGGCGGCGCGGCGGGCACCGGCATGGCCGTGTACGTGTGGCACTGCGATCGCGACGGCGAGTACTCGCTCTACGGCGCGAACGTCACCGGTGAGAACTATCTGCGCGGTGTCCAGGTGGCCGACGATTCCGGCACCGTCACGTTCACCTCGATCTTCCCGGCGTGCTATTCCGGCCGCTGGCCGCACATCCATTTCGAGGTCTACGACTCGCCTGCTTCGGCGCTCTCGGGCGAGAACGCCCGGCTGACCTCGCAGATCGCGCTGCCACAGCAGTCCTGCGAGCAGGTGTTCGCGCACGATTCCGGCTATGCCCGCAGCGTGACCAACCTGTCGCGGGTGTCGCTGGACTCCGACAACGTCTTCGGTGACGGCTGGGATGCCGAACTGGCCACCGTCACCGGCAGCCCGGCGGACCGGATGCTGGTCTCGCTGACGATCGGCGTCGCCGAGCGCGCGCAGAACACCCCGCGGAACCCGATGGCGCCCGGTGGCGCGCCGCCGCGCGGCCGCTGA
- a CDS encoding alpha/beta hydrolase family protein has translation MIELRRLVAAALAVAVLPLGAATAAPVTAAPVAVAPVSAPELPMPTGVFAVGRDTWHVVDDSRRDPWVPSEPRELMVGLFYPALPGVGAVAPYATPAEARLLVTRDGARSSDAGEAVRATGTHSVTGATPQPGSFPLVVLSPGFGMPRYTLTSLAEELASRGYVVAAVDHANEAMGVEFPDGRMSTCRACETLEDQGAFALLVETRARDVSVLLDRLAAADAPSVARSVDFTRIGMAGHSIGGASAAAAMTRDGRVRAGVNMDGAFFSLPPADDQAGRAFLLLGTDDEVHRPGGSDPTWTLTWPALGMWKRWVTFAGADHYSFTDIPVLAEQLDGSELGLPPGGTLSGQRAVALTRAYVGAFFDQRLRGIPQPLLDGPTPGRPEARFHML, from the coding sequence CTGGGAGCCGCCACCGCCGCCCCGGTGACCGCCGCACCGGTCGCGGTGGCCCCGGTGTCCGCGCCCGAACTGCCCATGCCGACCGGCGTTTTCGCGGTCGGCCGCGATACCTGGCATGTCGTGGACGACTCCCGCCGGGACCCCTGGGTGCCGAGCGAGCCCCGCGAACTGATGGTCGGCCTGTTCTATCCCGCACTACCGGGCGTCGGCGCCGTGGCGCCGTATGCCACGCCGGCCGAGGCGCGCCTGCTCGTCACCCGCGACGGCGCCCGGTCGAGTGACGCGGGGGAAGCGGTGCGCGCCACCGGAACCCACAGCGTCACCGGCGCCACACCGCAACCGGGTTCGTTCCCGCTCGTCGTGCTCTCCCCGGGCTTCGGGATGCCGCGCTACACCCTGACCTCGCTGGCCGAGGAGCTCGCCTCGCGCGGATACGTCGTGGCCGCGGTCGATCACGCGAACGAGGCGATGGGCGTCGAATTCCCGGACGGGCGGATGTCGACCTGCCGCGCCTGCGAAACACTGGAGGACCAGGGCGCTTTCGCCCTCCTCGTGGAGACGCGCGCCCGGGACGTGTCGGTGCTGCTGGACCGCCTCGCCGCCGCCGACGCGCCGTCGGTGGCCCGGTCGGTCGACTTCACCCGCATCGGGATGGCGGGCCATTCGATCGGCGGGGCGAGCGCCGCCGCGGCCATGACGCGCGACGGCCGGGTGCGTGCCGGGGTGAACATGGACGGGGCGTTCTTCAGCCTGCCGCCCGCCGACGATCAGGCCGGGCGCGCGTTCCTGTTGCTCGGCACCGACGACGAGGTGCACCGGCCCGGCGGTTCGGATCCGACGTGGACGCTGACCTGGCCCGCGCTGGGCATGTGGAAGCGCTGGGTGACCTTCGCCGGGGCCGACCACTACTCCTTCACCGACATCCCGGTGCTCGCGGAGCAACTGGACGGGAGCGAACTCGGATTGCCGCCCGGCGGCACGCTGTCCGGGCAGCGTGCCGTGGCGCTCACCCGCGCCTACGTCGGCGCGTTCTTCGATCAGCGGCTGCGCGGGATCCCGCAGCCGCTGCTGGACGGCCCAACCCCGGGGCGCCCCGAGGCGCGATTCCACATGCTCTGA